One stretch of Candidatus Omnitrophota bacterium DNA includes these proteins:
- a CDS encoding heparinase II/III family protein — MSKFEGYKNGLFYWIPLLLAGLFLLLSIRVGLSENPPPRKQANALYTPQLMQFAIGNAKNHEWAKAIQTRIVERAKPWRECSDDELWQAMFGPAITRTWMVWSDGICPQCKKDVKMYNWIIDIWNQPFKVRCPHCQALFPKNDFGKFYRSGLDGRGVFDPQKADRSLLFNEEHPNPNDALYSFGVDDGEGYVDGEKRWRFIGYYLVAGQWRQKVMGGLRSLSQAYVSTGNLVYAHKAGILLDRVADLYPDFDFKSQGLVYERGGHQGYVTVWHDACEEARELAQAYDRVFEAMREDKELVSCLAQKADQYKMENKKSSFAEIQANIEDNILRHTLAHRERIESNFPRTPAALATIETVLEWPNNRDRVIELLSGILSDSLKEDGLTGEKGLSGYTTIFPRSFAEIITLFDRLDPNLLPDLYKKFPDLYKTYRFYVDTWCLEKFYPRIGDCGWFGSESPIYCGVSFAKPAQDPEPSMFGFLWRMYELTRDPAFVQVLYKANGLSTEGLPHDLCADNPQKFQERAQKVINDVGTVVSPGDVRFEEWGLSILRSGKNELRRAAWLDHDAGGRHSHQDGLNLGLFAKGMDLLPDFGYPPVGYGGWSAPKAVWYTRTAAHDAVVVDGKNQSPGKGKTTLWGAGKKFDVVRVSAPEIIKGEVYERTIAKVDISERDFYLLDLFDVKGGQEHAFFLSSNFAKVETQGLKLETPIDYGHETQTRNFLADLKPSRGWSVDWNLEDRSGAEPVKTNVHLRYTSLTPNAEAALGECWIDFSNTFGGKEEWIPRLMIRRQSVSETLSSHFIGVLEPYENESNIKEISNPSENAVIVALADGRRQGFLFSHEAKSKSITAGDFNLESDADFCFSSQRENRIEHIAISNGQYARGGKTAIKLKRQNPFVEIEFQNGKAMILSGNAGEVESVVVEGKAIPIATP, encoded by the coding sequence ATGAGCAAATTCGAAGGATATAAAAACGGTTTGTTTTATTGGATTCCGCTGCTGCTAGCTGGATTGTTTTTGTTGCTTTCGATCCGCGTCGGATTGAGCGAGAATCCCCCTCCGCGCAAACAGGCGAATGCGCTCTACACTCCCCAATTGATGCAATTCGCCATCGGCAACGCCAAGAACCACGAATGGGCGAAAGCGATTCAAACGCGCATCGTCGAAAGAGCCAAGCCCTGGCGCGAATGTTCCGACGACGAGTTATGGCAGGCGATGTTCGGCCCGGCGATCACTCGCACGTGGATGGTCTGGTCGGATGGCATCTGCCCTCAATGCAAAAAAGACGTCAAGATGTACAACTGGATCATCGACATTTGGAATCAGCCTTTCAAAGTGCGCTGCCCTCATTGCCAGGCGCTGTTTCCCAAAAACGATTTCGGGAAATTTTACCGTTCCGGCCTGGACGGACGCGGCGTCTTCGATCCCCAAAAGGCGGACCGCTCGCTTCTCTTTAACGAGGAGCATCCCAATCCCAACGATGCGCTATATTCCTTTGGCGTCGACGACGGCGAGGGGTATGTAGATGGAGAAAAGCGCTGGCGCTTCATCGGCTATTACCTGGTGGCGGGGCAGTGGCGGCAAAAGGTGATGGGCGGCCTGCGCAGTTTAAGCCAGGCTTATGTTTCCACCGGCAATCTCGTCTACGCGCATAAGGCGGGGATTCTGTTGGATCGCGTAGCGGACTTGTATCCCGATTTCGATTTCAAATCGCAAGGCCTCGTCTACGAACGCGGCGGCCATCAAGGCTACGTTACCGTCTGGCATGACGCCTGCGAAGAAGCGCGGGAGCTGGCGCAAGCTTACGACCGCGTTTTCGAAGCCATGCGAGAAGACAAGGAACTAGTCTCCTGTCTCGCGCAAAAAGCCGATCAATATAAAATGGAAAACAAAAAGTCTTCGTTCGCGGAAATTCAAGCCAATATCGAAGACAATATCCTGCGCCATACGCTTGCGCATCGCGAGCGGATCGAATCCAACTTTCCCCGCACTCCGGCGGCCTTGGCTACGATCGAAACCGTGCTGGAATGGCCAAACAATCGCGATCGCGTGATCGAGTTGCTTTCCGGTATTTTAAGCGATTCCCTCAAAGAAGACGGCCTCACTGGCGAGAAAGGCTTATCCGGTTATACGACGATTTTCCCGCGCTCCTTCGCCGAGATCATCACGCTCTTCGACCGCTTGGACCCCAACCTGCTGCCCGATCTCTATAAAAAATTCCCCGATTTGTATAAGACATACCGTTTTTACGTCGATACGTGGTGTCTGGAAAAATTTTATCCCCGCATCGGCGATTGCGGCTGGTTCGGTTCGGAAAGCCCCATCTACTGCGGAGTGTCGTTCGCCAAGCCCGCCCAAGACCCGGAGCCTTCCATGTTCGGTTTTCTTTGGCGAATGTACGAGTTGACCCGCGATCCCGCTTTCGTTCAAGTCTTGTATAAAGCGAACGGCTTATCCACGGAGGGCTTGCCTCACGATCTCTGCGCCGATAATCCGCAAAAGTTTCAAGAGCGCGCACAGAAGGTCATTAACGATGTTGGAACCGTCGTCTCTCCCGGCGATGTTCGTTTTGAGGAATGGGGATTGTCCATTCTCCGTTCGGGAAAGAACGAACTGCGCCGCGCCGCCTGGCTGGATCACGACGCGGGCGGACGCCATAGCCATCAAGACGGCTTGAACCTGGGCCTCTTCGCCAAGGGTATGGACCTGCTGCCCGACTTCGGCTATCCCCCCGTCGGTTACGGCGGCTGGAGCGCTCCCAAGGCGGTCTGGTATACGCGCACGGCGGCGCATGACGCCGTTGTCGTCGACGGCAAAAACCAAAGCCCCGGCAAAGGCAAAACCACCCTTTGGGGCGCGGGAAAGAAATTCGACGTTGTCCGCGTTTCCGCGCCGGAAATCATCAAGGGCGAGGTTTACGAACGGACCATCGCCAAGGTGGATATTTCCGAACGCGATTTTTATCTTCTCGATCTTTTCGACGTGAAGGGCGGCCAGGAACACGCTTTCTTCTTATCCTCCAATTTCGCCAAAGTGGAAACGCAAGGATTGAAACTGGAAACGCCTATCGATTACGGCCATGAAACCCAGACGCGGAATTTTCTCGCCGACCTCAAACCCAGCCGCGGCTGGAGCGTCGATTGGAACTTGGAAGACCGCAGCGGCGCCGAGCCGGTCAAGACGAACGTCCATCTGCGCTATACCAGTCTCACCCCTAACGCCGAAGCCGCTTTGGGCGAGTGCTGGATCGATTTTTCCAACACTTTCGGTGGCAAGGAAGAATGGATTCCCCGCTTGATGATTCGGCGGCAGAGCGTCAGCGAAACGCTCTCCTCCCATTTTATCGGCGTTCTTGAACCTTATGAAAACGAATCCAATATCAAGGAGATTTCCAATCCCAGCGAAAACGCCGTCATCGTCGCCCTCGCCGATGGAAGGCGGCAGGGTTTTCTCTTTTCCCATGAAGCGAAGTCCAAAAGCATAACAGCTGGCGATTTTAACTTGGAAAGCGACGCGGATTTCTGCTTCTCGTCGCAAAGAGAGAACAGGATCGAGCATATCGCCATAAGCAATGGGCAATATGCTCGCGGCGGCAAGACGGCGATCAAACTCAAGCGCCAGAATCCGTTTGTAGAAATAGAATTTCAAAACGGAAAAGCCATGATTCTCTCAGGGAATGCGGGTGAAGTTGAATCGGTTGTCGTAGAGGGAAAAGCGATTCCTATTGCGACGCCTTAG
- a CDS encoding alpha/beta fold hydrolase, translated as MQPIFLVHGFLGYRRLLLWEMFPGVVEQLKQKGFAAYRVLIHPTASIEERTQQLHEAIRREAGEEEKIHLIGHSMGGLDARYFVSPGGLAQGSRVISVTTISSPHRGSPVADRIPASLKALFSFGAGIGKHLPMAPDARSLLRGVSENRWDALKQLTPAYLNETFNPQTPDDPRVRYFSYGGKISPPKNLWSNFPRPLTWRIVQEQEGDNDGLVSVESAKWGEFLGAIPADHGEQIGLKINPWKHNAFDHLTFFSQIADNLAQCENKKNR; from the coding sequence ATGCAGCCTATTTTTCTCGTTCATGGTTTTCTGGGCTACCGGCGGCTTTTGTTGTGGGAGATGTTTCCCGGCGTTGTGGAACAACTAAAGCAAAAAGGATTCGCCGCCTACCGCGTACTCATTCATCCCACCGCCTCCATCGAGGAACGAACGCAGCAACTCCATGAAGCTATCCGCCGCGAAGCCGGCGAGGAAGAGAAGATACACCTTATTGGCCACAGCATGGGCGGATTGGACGCCCGCTATTTCGTCTCGCCCGGCGGGTTGGCGCAGGGAAGCCGTGTAATTTCCGTAACCACAATTTCATCGCCGCATCGCGGATCGCCGGTTGCGGATCGCATTCCCGCATCGCTAAAAGCGCTTTTTTCCTTCGGCGCCGGAATCGGCAAGCATCTGCCCATGGCGCCAGACGCCCGGAGTCTATTGAGAGGCGTATCCGAGAACCGATGGGACGCCTTGAAGCAACTGACTCCCGCATATTTGAACGAAACCTTCAATCCCCAGACGCCGGACGATCCTCGCGTGCGCTATTTTTCCTATGGAGGGAAGATCTCGCCGCCCAAAAATCTTTGGTCCAATTTTCCCCGCCCTCTCACTTGGCGCATTGTTCAGGAGCAGGAAGGCGACAACGACGGCCTTGTCTCCGTCGAGTCGGCGAAATGGGGCGAGTTCCTTGGCGCGATCCCGGCGGATCACGGCGAACAGATCGGCTTGAAAATCAATCCTTGGAAACACAACGCCTTCGATCATCTGACCTTCTTTTCCCAAATCGCCGACAACCTGGCGCAATGCGAGAATAAGAAAAATCGCTAA
- a CDS encoding type II toxin-antitoxin system RelE/ParE family toxin translates to MLYKIDIHPSALKYLRKIPKENRKKIRQTIKNLSQNPRPNGIVKLAGKENYYRIRVNKYRIIYSITDKQLNILIVKISHRKNAY, encoded by the coding sequence ATGCTATACAAGATTGATATTCATCCATCGGCATTAAAATATTTGAGGAAGATTCCTAAAGAAAATCGAAAAAAAATACGTCAAACGATTAAAAATCTTTCTCAGAATCCTCGACCAAATGGAATAGTAAAATTGGCGGGAAAGGAAAATTATTATAGGATTCGCGTCAACAAATATCGTATTATTTACTCTATTACAGATAAACAACTTAATATATTAATCGTGAAAATTTCTCATAGGAAAAACGCTTATTAG
- a CDS encoding NPCBM/NEW2 domain-containing protein yields the protein MNEQPIPTNTEFRKEWTAGRVASIVLLAILCGALVWNAYSPEDIFFSDLKYELLVGEKFEPQKDVSVQGRTLQIGQSYYPKGMGVHANSELNLRFVPESYSYFAAEIGIDAEVPADSPAAVVFSVFSDGTQLYESPIMKPGMPPRLVYVPIRGRRTLTLKAIAADDGAKEGAHADWAMARFIAR from the coding sequence ATGAACGAACAACCTATTCCAACGAATACTGAATTCCGCAAGGAATGGACGGCGGGGCGCGTCGCCTCCATTGTATTATTGGCGATCTTGTGCGGCGCCTTGGTTTGGAACGCTTATTCGCCGGAAGATATTTTCTTCTCCGATTTGAAATACGAATTGCTGGTTGGCGAAAAGTTCGAGCCGCAAAAGGATGTTTCCGTCCAAGGCCGCACGCTGCAGATTGGGCAGTCGTATTACCCGAAAGGGATGGGCGTTCATGCCAATTCTGAACTAAACCTGCGATTCGTTCCGGAATCGTATTCCTATTTCGCGGCGGAAATCGGAATTGACGCCGAGGTTCCCGCCGACAGCCCCGCCGCCGTCGTCTTTTCCGTTTTTTCCGACGGAACCCAACTTTACGAAAGTCCTATAATGAAACCGGGGATGCCTCCCCGGCTTGTTTATGTTCCCATTCGAGGGCGGCGAACGTTGACGTTGAAGGCGATCGCCGCCGATGACGGCGCTAAGGAAGGCGCTCACGCTGATTGGGCGATGGCCCGCTTTATCGCCCGATGA
- the menC gene encoding o-succinylbenzoate synthase: MNAITLIHLDVPMMEPFRISSGEVRSKESILVQIERNGATAFGEASPMSGAFYSRETPDSSWNFLRESAIPRMIAEGTFHPEFVLCSMAENDDKFAWAGLEGALWDLAVQEDDVTFCDRLGVQPAPIASGLAVGIYPTISELVEACRRYMKAGYKRLKIKIQPGWDIEPLRAVRGAFPNVPLMVDANAAYSEEHFPIFDEIDKMGLLMIEQPLAEKNISGSAQLQSRLATPVCLDESAYDLAAVERALQCRACRIVNIKIQRVGGLLAAKRIYDLCAAQGVPNWMGTMPELGIGALHALYMALLPNCSYPTDVEASRRWFADDIIDPPIEVVVGWIEIPEAHRRRPTVNRDIVDKYTIRRVRIGF, from the coding sequence ATGAACGCCATTACCTTAATTCATCTTGACGTTCCCATGATGGAGCCGTTCCGCATCAGTTCGGGCGAAGTGCGCAGCAAGGAATCCATTCTTGTTCAAATCGAACGCAACGGCGCTACGGCTTTCGGCGAAGCCTCGCCTATGAGCGGCGCATTCTATTCCCGCGAGACGCCCGATTCCAGTTGGAATTTTTTGCGCGAGTCAGCCATTCCGCGCATGATTGCGGAGGGAACTTTCCACCCGGAATTCGTCCTGTGTTCGATGGCTGAAAACGACGACAAATTCGCCTGGGCGGGATTGGAAGGCGCGTTGTGGGATTTGGCGGTTCAAGAAGATGACGTAACCTTTTGCGATCGCTTGGGCGTTCAACCGGCGCCCATCGCTTCCGGCCTGGCCGTGGGAATTTATCCAACCATTAGCGAATTGGTGGAGGCGTGCCGCCGTTATATGAAGGCAGGATACAAGCGGCTCAAAATCAAAATTCAGCCGGGATGGGATATCGAACCCTTGCGCGCAGTACGCGGAGCCTTTCCCAACGTTCCGCTCATGGTCGACGCCAACGCCGCTTATAGCGAGGAACATTTTCCCATATTCGATGAAATCGACAAAATGGGATTATTGATGATCGAGCAACCGCTGGCGGAGAAAAACATCTCCGGAAGCGCCCAGCTGCAATCGCGGCTAGCGACGCCGGTATGCCTGGACGAAAGCGCGTACGATCTCGCCGCCGTGGAACGCGCTCTGCAATGCCGGGCTTGCCGAATCGTGAATATCAAGATTCAACGTGTCGGCGGCCTCTTAGCAGCGAAGCGGATTTACGATCTCTGTGCGGCGCAGGGCGTTCCCAATTGGATGGGAACCATGCCGGAGTTGGGCATAGGCGCGCTCCATGCGCTTTATATGGCGTTGCTGCCGAATTGCTCCTATCCTACGGATGTAGAAGCCAGCCGCCGCTGGTTTGCGGATGACATTATCGATCCGCCAATTGAAGTAGTAGTGGGATGGATTGAAATTCCGGAGGCGCATCGGCGAAGACCTACTGTGAATCGGGATATTGTTGACAAGTATACAATCCGGCGGGTGAGGATTGGGTTTTAA
- a CDS encoding DUF6364 family protein, protein MKKNYDFSQSKKNPYANRLKTPITIRIDKDVIEYFKAMAKEKGISCQSLINLYLRDCAETKRAMKIKWGLKRKES, encoded by the coding sequence ATGAAAAAGAATTACGATTTTTCCCAATCGAAGAAAAATCCATACGCCAATCGGTTGAAAACGCCGATCACGATACGAATCGATAAGGATGTAATCGAGTATTTTAAAGCGATGGCAAAAGAGAAAGGCATTTCTTGCCAAAGCTTAATTAATTTATATCTTCGCGATTGCGCGGAAACCAAGCGCGCAATGAAAATTAAATGGGGCTTAAAAAGGAAGGAATCATAA
- a CDS encoding Ig-like domain-containing protein, whose translation MMKTLSYSLLGIALTYLFVPTTLAADEKELLSLYLDVVETAVDYFEPLWVDESQRIPNSGFFDFRKYKNWMDEPYATIITISGNGMVQFCYSVLLTETDKQVFGQNQVPRAVLLQRAIQSIRWCCLTSAYVEHPYPYLPGTRADFADGPNWRRRFSWRADEVGWLTMASAKLWNQLDEETKKLVEAVMIGGAPQERLVQTWYPKGQGGNHDQIKQDLSSTMGAAFLFPNRPDAKMYWDIIAGNGIDVVSTMQDFANSALAEGKPISEWAKGWNLYPDYSSDHHGWCNLWYGSDLIFEARSYIEMLSAITGVPVPETFHYDGAGFNGVLEWLKVLCLPEGEPASPHGNEYDAYYGAGLLGYCYGSVMKKDALAAALEWKAAHLLQRQSRAVKMYDYHRNSWAKAAMAYLMHKYRGPGAVPLSASDADRKLLGAYHYRWLQNLIHRSNDKWASFAWGSTSSTRNAAPTYGGGGLCGFVIPTRPDEENPLPLVYCHPQSLIGKIEIAAGDGKLRESAPPDAIYKYSMNDAGFHTAGLVPDPAMDRYYAFHSFADGPCVMMTLFRAKEDLRLTWTGLPVYFYVRDGFSPSRQFFCSQGERALEQEGDYDNAAWWCVNDDLGLAFAGPNRKIKIQRSVGFNWARQASYKDKCDGVFVSPIENQAMKAGEEMFLPVEIYTGASHQSIADVKKDGELYQGFSLMKGWRSLAALDPNHPGRRYLAVTNFYSSGNQAVFDFQFPEGAPVLNEGIMITGKTGKSLFQLSPLESTGEMIELYVETLDGKTVAAKRLSDNRYQFLSSDGGQAKIRLRYRGAAIRAATEHPVYVQYINDWPNKSKEYFDYTFTKEGGVIFEFDNERDNIAPFVEIKDIQAREDGRVAVTVDAQDQSGIQSVELFCDGQKVDAKNAPPFLFTHRPGKGYHTYYAEVIDSSQKQNRRASFKRTVQTNF comes from the coding sequence ATGATGAAAACTCTCTCCTATTCCCTCCTCGGAATCGCGCTTACTTATTTATTTGTACCAACAACTCTGGCGGCGGATGAGAAAGAACTGCTTTCGCTCTATCTGGACGTCGTCGAAACCGCCGTGGATTATTTCGAACCGTTATGGGTGGATGAATCTCAACGAATTCCGAACAGCGGATTTTTCGATTTCCGGAAATATAAGAATTGGATGGATGAACCTTACGCCACCATCATCACCATCTCCGGCAACGGCATGGTGCAATTCTGTTATTCCGTTTTGCTGACGGAGACCGATAAGCAAGTATTCGGTCAAAACCAGGTTCCGCGCGCCGTCTTGCTTCAACGCGCCATTCAATCCATTCGCTGGTGCTGTCTCACCAGCGCCTACGTCGAGCATCCCTATCCCTATCTTCCCGGAACCCGCGCCGATTTCGCCGACGGTCCCAACTGGCGGCGAAGATTTTCCTGGCGCGCCGACGAGGTGGGTTGGCTGACGATGGCTTCGGCGAAATTGTGGAATCAGTTGGACGAAGAAACGAAGAAGCTGGTGGAAGCCGTCATGATTGGCGGCGCTCCCCAAGAACGGCTGGTTCAAACCTGGTATCCCAAAGGACAGGGTGGCAACCACGATCAGATCAAGCAGGATCTTTCCAGCACCATGGGTGCGGCGTTTCTTTTTCCCAATCGTCCGGACGCCAAGATGTATTGGGATATTATTGCGGGCAACGGAATTGACGTTGTATCGACGATGCAGGATTTCGCCAATTCCGCTTTGGCCGAAGGCAAACCCATCAGCGAATGGGCTAAGGGCTGGAACCTCTATCCTGATTACTCCAGCGACCATCATGGATGGTGCAATCTATGGTACGGCAGCGATCTGATTTTCGAGGCGCGCTCGTATATTGAAATGCTGAGCGCCATCACCGGCGTTCCCGTTCCCGAAACCTTCCACTACGATGGCGCGGGCTTTAACGGCGTTTTGGAATGGCTGAAGGTCTTATGTCTGCCTGAAGGCGAACCCGCTTCACCGCACGGCAACGAATACGACGCCTATTACGGCGCGGGGCTTTTGGGATATTGTTATGGCTCCGTGATGAAAAAAGACGCTCTCGCCGCCGCGCTGGAATGGAAAGCGGCGCATTTGCTGCAACGGCAAAGCCGCGCCGTGAAAATGTACGATTATCACCGCAATTCCTGGGCGAAAGCGGCGATGGCGTACTTGATGCACAAATATCGCGGCCCCGGCGCCGTCCCTCTATCCGCCAGCGATGCCGATCGAAAATTATTGGGGGCTTATCATTACCGCTGGCTGCAAAACCTTATTCACCGTTCCAACGATAAATGGGCTTCGTTCGCATGGGGTTCAACTTCTTCCACGCGCAACGCCGCGCCGACGTACGGCGGCGGGGGGCTTTGCGGTTTCGTGATCCCAACGCGGCCTGACGAAGAGAATCCCTTACCGCTAGTCTATTGCCATCCGCAATCGTTGATCGGAAAAATCGAAATCGCGGCGGGAGATGGTAAACTCAGAGAATCCGCTCCGCCGGACGCCATTTACAAATATTCCATGAACGACGCTGGATTCCACACGGCGGGATTGGTCCCCGATCCTGCGATGGATCGCTATTACGCTTTTCATTCTTTCGCGGATGGCCCTTGCGTGATGATGACGTTATTTCGAGCGAAAGAAGACTTGCGTCTTACCTGGACTGGCTTGCCTGTCTATTTCTACGTTCGCGATGGCTTTTCTCCCAGCCGCCAATTCTTCTGTTCCCAAGGAGAGCGCGCTCTTGAGCAAGAAGGCGATTACGATAACGCCGCGTGGTGGTGCGTGAACGACGATTTGGGATTGGCGTTCGCCGGGCCGAATCGAAAAATCAAAATTCAACGCTCCGTAGGATTCAACTGGGCCAGGCAGGCTTCCTATAAAGACAAATGCGACGGAGTATTCGTTTCGCCCATTGAGAATCAAGCAATGAAAGCAGGAGAAGAGATGTTTCTGCCGGTGGAAATCTATACGGGGGCATCTCATCAAAGCATCGCCGATGTAAAAAAAGATGGAGAATTGTATCAAGGATTTTCTCTTATGAAGGGATGGCGCAGCCTGGCGGCCCTCGATCCCAACCATCCTGGCAGGCGCTATCTTGCTGTCACTAATTTTTATAGCAGTGGGAATCAAGCCGTTTTTGATTTTCAATTCCCAGAAGGCGCGCCGGTTTTAAACGAGGGAATTATGATTACCGGAAAAACGGGAAAATCTCTCTTCCAATTATCGCCGCTTGAATCCACGGGTGAAATGATCGAACTTTACGTCGAAACGCTGGATGGAAAAACCGTTGCGGCGAAGAGACTTTCCGATAATCGTTACCAATTCCTTTCCTCTGACGGCGGTCAGGCAAAGATTCGCTTGCGTTATCGAGGCGCCGCTATTCGCGCAGCTACCGAACATCCTGTTTATGTTCAATATATTAATGATTGGCCTAACAAATCGAAAGAGTATTTTGATTATACTTTTACCAAAGAAGGAGGCGTTATTTTCGAATTCGATAATGAACGGGATAATATTGCTCCCTTCGTCGAGATAAAAGATATCCAAGCGCGCGAGGATGGACGCGTCGCCGTGACCGTAGACGCGCAGGATCAAAGCGGAATTCAGAGCGTGGAATTGTTCTGCGACGGCCAGAAGGTGGACGCGAAGAATGCGCCGCCTTTTCTTTTCACGCATCGCCCGGGTAAAGGGTATCATACCTATTACGCCGAAGTCATCGATAGTTCCCAAAAACAGAATCGCCGCGCTTCCTTTAAACGCACGGTGCAGACGAATTTCTAG